The Candidatus Kryptonium sp. genome contains a region encoding:
- a CDS encoding tetratricopeptide repeat protein, with translation MRLSTIITISLLILVSEIFSQSVTLKVREKTIFRGERFLTVKFSVEGAKENFTDIDVAKGAYYYFVCLPEGDWAIDEEFAKEFTSKVLIQQDGNVYYPEIYDIVAVGGKTGLIIAFEKKFKIEKPFKINYPISEKVVSTGEMSIPENLWEGYSRLFKSYQDGVKFYNSGEYQRSADVLFGVVSDEMSKKFSFYKDAREKCIKSLDNILIGLVDRFNSVVSATMEPEDKLRMYDSLKVQFQNYVNSVLTPKLNVLADTSVFAMLSRANGYFEKLENEVRAEKYRLDVKSVSWLNTESGLNFKYRLVIDALAYAFTSESFWNNPDTTKFEFVLPDTVVANLRVFGVERDYSIFQRVCISNLKNKGTLFDEKFLANLLNNSPYLPQPYYEIYLAIDNYIKKDYSASRDYIIRALKKLTEFELIRRLEILKGMIFVKQQNLSVEAVELYREGLRRLSVGDKVGGLDAIRRAVLLEPRFPLANYTIGEIYFKDNDFYPAIIYFTKAISLDSSFVFAYERLFDIYKIQGNWIEARSMLESALSSGNDFWIIRILLGQVYNELKLYDKAIESFTKAISYNPLNYEQYVYLGVVYSNARRFEDAERILRKAAEINPDRKEAYEELKKVEELKKLEKQTEKNKEKRR, from the coding sequence ATGAGGCTTTCAACAATCATAACCATATCTTTACTTATACTTGTTTCTGAAATTTTTTCGCAGAGCGTAACATTGAAAGTTCGTGAAAAGACGATCTTTAGAGGCGAGAGATTTTTAACTGTCAAGTTTTCGGTTGAGGGGGCGAAGGAAAATTTCACAGATATTGATGTCGCAAAGGGAGCATATTATTATTTTGTTTGTCTTCCAGAAGGGGATTGGGCGATTGACGAAGAGTTCGCGAAGGAATTTACATCAAAGGTTTTAATCCAGCAAGATGGAAATGTTTATTATCCGGAAATTTATGATATTGTGGCGGTCGGTGGGAAGACAGGTTTAATAATAGCTTTTGAGAAAAAGTTTAAAATTGAAAAGCCATTTAAAATCAATTATCCAATTTCCGAGAAGGTCGTTAGCACAGGAGAGATGAGCATCCCTGAAAATTTATGGGAAGGTTATTCAAGGTTATTTAAATCTTATCAAGACGGAGTTAAGTTTTATAACAGTGGTGAATATCAAAGATCGGCGGATGTTCTATTTGGGGTCGTTTCTGATGAGATGTCAAAGAAATTTTCTTTTTACAAAGATGCAAGAGAGAAATGTATAAAATCGCTTGACAATATTCTCATTGGACTTGTTGATAGGTTCAATTCCGTTGTTTCAGCAACTATGGAGCCAGAGGATAAACTTAGAATGTATGATAGTTTAAAAGTTCAATTCCAAAATTATGTTAACTCTGTTTTGACTCCAAAGTTAAATGTCCTCGCTGATACATCGGTTTTCGCGATGCTTTCTCGGGCTAATGGATATTTTGAAAAGCTTGAAAACGAGGTTCGCGCTGAAAAGTATCGTCTTGATGTTAAGAGCGTCTCTTGGCTTAATACCGAAAGCGGGTTGAATTTTAAATATCGCCTTGTCATTGATGCTCTTGCTTACGCATTTACATCTGAATCTTTTTGGAACAATCCTGATACTACAAAATTTGAGTTCGTTTTGCCAGATACAGTTGTAGCTAATTTGAGGGTTTTCGGGGTTGAAAGAGATTATAGCATATTTCAGCGCGTTTGCATCTCAAATTTGAAAAACAAGGGGACTCTCTTTGATGAGAAATTTCTCGCTAATCTTCTAAACAATTCACCTTATCTTCCGCAACCATATTATGAAATTTATCTCGCAATTGATAATTATATCAAGAAGGACTATTCCGCAAGCAGGGATTACATAATTAGAGCGTTAAAAAAGTTAACGGAATTTGAACTTATACGAAGGCTTGAAATTTTGAAGGGGATGATTTTTGTAAAACAACAAAATTTATCGGTTGAGGCGGTTGAGCTTTACCGTGAGGGATTGAGAAGATTATCCGTTGGAGATAAAGTTGGAGGGCTTGATGCAATAAGAAGAGCGGTCTTGCTTGAGCCGAGATTTCCGTTAGCAAATTATACAATTGGGGAGATTTATTTCAAAGATAACGATTTTTATCCAGCGATAATTTACTTTACAAAAGCAATTTCGCTTGATTCAAGTTTCGTGTTTGCTTATGAGCGACTTTTTGATATTTATAAAATTCAGGGCAATTGGATTGAGGCAAGATCTATGCTTGAGTCGGCTCTTTCAAGTGGGAATGATTTCTGGATTATAAGAATTCTTTTAGGGCAAGTTTATAATGAACTCAAACTTTACGATAAAGCGATTGAATCGTTTACAAAGGCGATAAGTTATAATCCGTTAAATTATGAGCAATATGTTTATCTCGGTGTGGTTTATTCAAACGCCAGGAGATTTGAAGATGCTGAGAGGATTTTGAGAAAGGCAGCCGAAATAAATCCAGATAGAAAAGAGGCTTATGAAGAGTTGAAGAAGGTTGAGGAACTAAAAAAACTTGAAAAACAAACTGAAAAAAACAAAGAAAAGAGAAGATAA
- the surE gene encoding 5'/3'-nucleotidase SurE, whose translation MHILVSNDDGINAEGIYALVLELRKIADVTVVAPEKQMSAVGHAITVQYPLRVNPFYKNGEFFGYAVDGTPADAVKIAVKALLKDKKIDLLISGINHGTNTSINIIYSGTVSAATEGMILGIPSIAISLATYAPNPDFSFAAKFAVKLAKFVYKNGLPRGTLLNVNVPPVPESEIKGVIVTRQGNAFWDDWFELRKDPNGRDYYWLTGRFINNEQDDLSADHTAVQNNYISITPIQFDLTNYKMIDELKKLGLENLLKILDKD comes from the coding sequence ATGCACATACTTGTCTCAAATGATGATGGTATAAATGCAGAGGGAATTTACGCTCTTGTTTTGGAATTAAGGAAAATTGCAGATGTAACTGTCGTCGCCCCCGAAAAGCAAATGAGCGCTGTCGGGCATGCGATAACAGTTCAATATCCTTTGAGAGTTAATCCGTTTTATAAAAATGGTGAATTCTTTGGCTACGCTGTTGATGGAACGCCTGCGGATGCAGTTAAAATCGCTGTCAAGGCGTTGCTGAAAGATAAAAAAATTGATCTCTTAATTTCAGGGATAAATCATGGAACTAACACATCAATTAACATAATTTATTCAGGCACTGTTTCAGCTGCTACCGAGGGAATGATACTTGGAATTCCATCTATTGCAATTTCACTTGCGACCTATGCTCCGAATCCTGATTTTTCATTTGCAGCGAAATTCGCTGTTAAACTTGCTAAGTTTGTTTATAAAAATGGCTTGCCTCGTGGGACGCTTTTAAATGTCAATGTCCCGCCAGTTCCTGAAAGCGAAATAAAAGGAGTAATTGTCACTCGTCAAGGTAATGCTTTCTGGGATGATTGGTTTGAACTTCGCAAAGATCCAAACGGTAGAGATTATTATTGGCTCACGGGGAGATTCATAAACAATGAGCAGGACGATTTAAGCGCTGATCATACCGCGGTGCAGAATAATTATATCTCAATCACACCGATTCAATTTGATCTGACAAACTACAAGATGATTGATGAGTTAAAAAAATTAGGGCTTGAAAATCTTTTGAAAATTCTTGACAAAGATTAA
- a CDS encoding alanine--glyoxylate aminotransferase family protein, translated as MKKRLFTPGPTPVPESVALAMAQPIIHHRNPEFIEIFSRVNENLKYLFQTKQDVYTLTSSGTGAMEAAVANLLSFGDKAIFVNGGKFGERWGEICRAYGVDAIEVKIEWGRAVTPDEIKNELKKHPDVKAVFVTHSETSTGVFTDVKELAKIIHNNSDAVIVVDGITSVGAHELYMDEWELDVVITGSQKGLMIPPGLSFIALSDRAWNLVERSNLPKYYFSLKKARKALQNGDTPWTPAIALVVALDVALKMIKEEGLENIWRRHEKLSKAVREGCKAIGLKLFGEPPSHAVTAVYFPDGIDKKEFQKILKYKYGITVAGGQEHLKDKIFRISHLGYYDEIDIVGVISALEMSLIEAGFEEFNPGDGVRAVQSVFADFEKSKLAQDNNNEFLSCCH; from the coding sequence ATGAAAAAACGACTTTTCACTCCCGGTCCCACACCCGTACCTGAAAGTGTTGCATTGGCGATGGCACAGCCAATAATTCATCACCGTAATCCTGAGTTTATTGAAATTTTCTCACGCGTGAATGAGAACTTAAAATATCTTTTTCAGACAAAACAAGATGTTTATACCTTGACAAGCAGTGGCACAGGTGCAATGGAAGCAGCTGTTGCAAATTTATTGTCTTTTGGGGATAAGGCAATTTTTGTAAATGGTGGGAAATTTGGTGAAAGATGGGGCGAAATATGCCGTGCGTATGGCGTTGATGCAATTGAAGTTAAAATTGAGTGGGGAAGAGCTGTAACTCCAGATGAAATTAAAAATGAATTGAAAAAACATCCAGATGTGAAAGCTGTCTTTGTAACTCATAGTGAAACTTCAACTGGGGTTTTTACAGATGTAAAAGAGCTTGCGAAAATAATTCATAATAACTCTGATGCTGTTATCGTGGTTGATGGGATCACATCGGTTGGAGCTCATGAACTTTATATGGATGAATGGGAGCTTGATGTTGTGATAACGGGTTCACAAAAAGGGTTGATGATACCGCCAGGTCTTTCGTTTATAGCGTTGAGCGACAGAGCTTGGAATCTGGTTGAAAGATCAAATCTTCCGAAGTATTATTTCAGTTTAAAAAAGGCAAGAAAAGCTCTTCAGAACGGCGATACACCTTGGACGCCAGCAATTGCTCTTGTAGTTGCGCTTGATGTTGCTTTAAAAATGATAAAGGAGGAAGGGCTTGAGAACATATGGAGAAGGCATGAAAAGTTGTCAAAAGCTGTAAGGGAAGGGTGCAAAGCAATCGGCTTGAAACTTTTCGGTGAGCCACCATCGCATGCCGTGACAGCGGTATATTTTCCAGATGGAATTGACAAAAAAGAGTTTCAAAAAATTCTAAAATACAAATATGGTATAACTGTTGCAGGGGGACAGGAACACTTGAAGGATAAAATTTTCAGAATTTCGCATCTTGGTTATTATGATGAAATTGATATCGTCGGGGTTATTTCTGCGCTTGAGATGTCGCTGATTGAAGCAGGATTTGAGGAATTTAATCCTGGTGATGGTGTAAGAGCTGTTCAATCTGTTTTTGCTGATTTTGAAAAAAGCAAGTTGGCACAAGATAATAATAACGAATTCTTAAGTTGTTGCCATTGA
- the serA gene encoding phosphoglycerate dehydrogenase — protein MKVLITDPIEESCVNILRNEGFEVDLKPGISKDELKSIINDYVALIVRSGTKVTADIINEARKLKIIGRAGAGVDNIDVDAATRRGIIVMNTPGGNTISTAEHTMSLILALARNIPQACNDLKAGNWNRKKFMGVELYGKTIGIIGLGRIGREVAIRCKAFGMNVIGYDPVLSSEIAMKLGIELVSDLNEIYRRSDFITVHVPLNDETRGMIGKNELAKCKRGVRIINCARGGIIDEMALLEAIESGHVAGAALDVFSEEPPPKDHPLIKHPKVIVTPHLGAATEEAQEKVAIQIAHQIADALKERAIVGAVNAEILQLAMNEEIKPYLLLAEKIGSFQAQILKGKLLGVSGIFVGEMLKNSSQILISAFLKGLLNYLMSEPVNYINAPVIANEMGLSVSERTSEDKGNYTHLLKFEVRTDKEKRTVAGTVFGNKDIRIVGVDDFHFEFKPEGILLVYSNIDRPGMLASVSSILARSNINIAGLSLGRYGVGKNALTVMSVDNEISQDVLREISSVDGIFDVRVVKL, from the coding sequence ATGAAAGTTTTAATCACTGATCCAATTGAGGAGAGTTGTGTTAACATCTTGAGAAACGAGGGTTTTGAAGTTGATTTGAAGCCGGGAATTTCAAAGGATGAACTTAAAAGTATAATCAATGACTATGTTGCTTTAATAGTTAGGAGCGGAACGAAGGTGACGGCAGACATAATAAACGAAGCAAGAAAACTGAAAATAATAGGACGAGCGGGTGCTGGTGTTGACAACATTGATGTTGACGCAGCAACGAGGCGCGGTATAATTGTAATGAACACTCCCGGCGGAAATACGATATCAACCGCGGAACATACGATGAGTTTAATCCTTGCACTTGCAAGGAACATACCTCAGGCTTGTAATGATTTAAAGGCGGGAAATTGGAACAGGAAGAAGTTCATGGGTGTGGAGCTTTATGGAAAGACGATAGGGATAATCGGGCTTGGCAGGATAGGACGTGAAGTTGCGATAAGATGTAAAGCTTTTGGCATGAATGTTATTGGTTATGATCCCGTCCTTTCATCTGAAATTGCGATGAAGCTTGGGATTGAACTTGTTTCCGATCTTAATGAAATTTACAGAAGAAGTGATTTTATAACTGTTCATGTCCCTTTGAATGATGAAACTCGTGGAATGATTGGAAAGAATGAACTTGCCAAGTGTAAGCGTGGCGTGAGGATCATAAATTGTGCTCGTGGCGGTATAATTGACGAAATGGCTTTGCTTGAAGCGATTGAATCTGGTCATGTCGCAGGAGCTGCGCTTGATGTTTTTTCTGAAGAACCTCCACCGAAAGATCATCCGTTGATTAAACATCCGAAGGTCATAGTGACTCCGCATCTCGGCGCAGCTACAGAGGAGGCGCAAGAGAAAGTCGCAATTCAGATAGCACATCAAATTGCTGATGCTTTGAAGGAACGCGCAATCGTCGGCGCTGTCAATGCTGAAATTTTACAACTTGCTATGAACGAAGAAATAAAGCCGTATCTATTACTGGCTGAGAAGATTGGTTCGTTTCAAGCTCAAATTTTGAAAGGAAAGCTGCTCGGTGTTTCAGGAATTTTTGTCGGCGAGATGTTGAAAAATTCTTCACAAATTTTAATATCTGCTTTCTTGAAGGGACTGTTAAATTATCTTATGAGCGAACCTGTTAATTACATAAATGCTCCTGTGATCGCAAACGAGATGGGTCTTAGCGTAAGTGAGAGAACAAGTGAGGACAAGGGAAATTACACACATCTTTTAAAATTTGAGGTTAGAACCGACAAAGAGAAAAGAACGGTTGCTGGTACTGTCTTTGGGAACAAGGATATAAGAATTGTCGGCGTTGACGATTTTCATTTTGAGTTCAAACCTGAAGGGATATTGCTCGTTTATTCAAACATTGACAGACCGGGGATGCTTGCTTCTGTAAGTTCAATTCTCGCGCGTTCAAATATTAACATAGCTGGCCTTTCTCTCGGTAGATATGGGGTTGGGAAGAACGCTTTAACAGTTATGAGCGTTGATAATGAAATTTCCCAAGATGTGTTGCGGGAGATTTCATCAGTAGATGGGATTTTTGATGTTAGGGTAGTTAAGCTATAA
- a CDS encoding TonB-dependent receptor, translating to MLRKIFLIFILAILCYSIGFAQYGKIAGRVVDRETKEPLIGANVIIVGTTLGAATDMEGRYVILNVPPGVYDVRASYVGYQDETKRGIRVIAGLTAEVNFELPSTAIVAEPVVVIAERPLIEKSATNAIRVIKSEDFEKLPVRGLGAYIALQPGVVFQDGRFHIRGGRADETGFILEGANVRNVVSRDGGQLVSVIPDALEEVLIQAGGYNAEFGGANAGLVQQNFKTGTEKFKGSVRIETDNFGNYPGKKFLGTYSYGYSDYVLSVSGPVFTNRIRAFLVGENFFIRDYRPAFWYGSPERWSDGAPVDTVYDTGRRLGDPREFQILKWTPGNIIGRFQNRYTFNGTLLFDLKPLYIRTAGSFTWQRTRLRGQHLIGLFNLERLPLFDENNLFLNVKATYFFTAKSFIEVNLNYLERRFKQYDRHFKDNLFAYMDSARAAEYGWRFRRYTIAPAQYDFYGFPFDRPGTPATGYAKGKQGYYGGSVALTSQVGRHEFKLGGSFERWTVRNYSISLGRIAAVYSFIRSSPEYARNVDSLIKVIRRNFVNNFGYDELGREINSGVNRPKHPFFASAYIQDKIEFDDIIINAGIRFDHIDMDSWKYVDPTRPVRDENNYVIPDTSITKGRKFTYALPRLGFSFPVTDRTVFHLQYGKFVQAPGLDVAYRGMGIAVQQLIGGFYFSDPIAFDLEPTRTTQYEIGFTQQFTDYAAFDITAFYKDIRGQVQYGFVRTAAGWDPSSYPVYVNQDFATTKGIEFRLTLRRVARVQAQVNYTLSDSRGTNAFPNSAGGALNVTGVAPTIIIPLTYDQRHRGSVILDYRFGKGDGGPILERLGINVLFTFNSGHRFTRAKVPGLGQQDAWTGGILNDSDSRQRVPVEPINTSTTPWNFNVDLRIDKTVTIFNVDFNFYAYVQNLFNTRNVINVYYATGNAYDDGFLTTEDGQRVVNTIGQRFADLYRVINLQNRQHNIILNGFDLFGSPRQIRVGVLVEF from the coding sequence ATGTTGCGTAAAATTTTTCTCATTTTTATACTAGCAATCCTCTGTTACTCAATTGGTTTTGCTCAATATGGTAAAATTGCTGGTAGAGTTGTTGACAGGGAGACAAAGGAACCGTTGATTGGTGCAAATGTTATAATTGTTGGAACAACTCTTGGTGCTGCAACTGATATGGAAGGGCGTTATGTGATTTTAAATGTCCCACCTGGTGTTTACGATGTTCGTGCTTCGTATGTCGGTTATCAAGATGAAACGAAACGGGGTATCAGAGTTATAGCTGGATTAACAGCGGAGGTTAATTTTGAGTTACCATCAACAGCTATAGTTGCTGAACCAGTTGTAGTTATTGCTGAAAGACCGTTGATTGAAAAAAGCGCAACGAACGCAATAAGAGTAATTAAATCTGAAGATTTTGAAAAGTTGCCTGTTAGAGGTCTTGGAGCTTACATAGCACTCCAGCCTGGTGTTGTGTTTCAGGATGGTAGATTCCATATTAGAGGTGGTAGAGCAGATGAAACTGGATTTATACTTGAAGGTGCAAATGTCAGGAATGTTGTGAGCAGAGATGGTGGGCAGTTAGTTTCGGTGATTCCTGATGCACTTGAGGAAGTTTTGATTCAAGCTGGTGGTTATAATGCAGAGTTTGGAGGGGCAAATGCAGGTTTGGTTCAGCAAAACTTTAAAACTGGAACTGAGAAGTTTAAGGGATCAGTCAGAATAGAGACCGACAATTTTGGCAATTATCCGGGTAAGAAGTTCCTTGGAACCTATTCATATGGGTATTCAGATTATGTACTAAGTGTTAGTGGTCCTGTGTTTACAAATAGAATTCGCGCTTTCTTGGTTGGTGAAAACTTCTTTATAAGGGACTACAGACCGGCATTTTGGTATGGTTCGCCAGAGAGATGGTCTGATGGAGCTCCAGTTGATACTGTTTATGATACAGGACGTCGGTTGGGTGATCCTAGGGAATTTCAGATATTAAAGTGGACCCCAGGTAATATAATAGGGCGATTCCAAAATCGTTATACCTTCAATGGGACATTATTGTTTGATTTGAAACCACTCTATATTAGAACTGCTGGGTCATTTACATGGCAGAGAACAAGATTAAGAGGACAACATCTCATTGGTTTGTTTAATTTAGAGAGATTGCCTTTATTTGATGAGAATAACTTATTCTTGAATGTAAAGGCAACATATTTCTTTACAGCAAAGAGCTTCATAGAAGTTAATTTAAATTACCTTGAGAGAAGATTCAAGCAATATGATAGGCACTTTAAAGACAACCTTTTTGCATATATGGATAGTGCAAGGGCAGCAGAGTATGGTTGGAGATTTAGAAGATATACAATTGCACCAGCACAATATGATTTCTATGGTTTCCCATTTGACAGGCCTGGGACGCCAGCTACTGGATATGCCAAGGGGAAACAAGGTTATTATGGTGGATCTGTTGCTTTGACATCACAGGTTGGAAGGCATGAATTTAAATTGGGTGGATCATTTGAAAGATGGACAGTAAGGAACTATAGTATATCGCTTGGTAGAATTGCAGCGGTTTATTCGTTTATTAGGTCTAGCCCAGAATATGCAAGAAATGTTGATTCGCTTATTAAAGTCATACGAAGAAACTTCGTGAATAACTTTGGTTATGATGAATTGGGAAGAGAAATTAACTCGGGTGTTAACCGACCTAAACATCCATTCTTTGCCTCTGCTTATATCCAAGATAAGATAGAGTTTGATGATATAATCATAAATGCTGGAATAAGATTTGATCACATTGATATGGATTCATGGAAGTATGTTGATCCAACCCGTCCAGTAAGAGATGAAAATAACTATGTAATCCCTGATACAAGTATCACGAAAGGTAGGAAATTTACCTATGCTTTACCACGACTTGGCTTCTCATTCCCAGTAACAGATAGAACTGTGTTTCATCTCCAGTATGGTAAATTTGTTCAGGCACCAGGGCTTGATGTAGCTTATAGGGGCATGGGTATAGCAGTTCAACAACTTATAGGTGGATTTTATTTCTCAGATCCGATAGCATTTGATTTGGAACCAACTAGAACAACTCAATATGAAATTGGTTTCACACAGCAATTCACGGATTATGCAGCGTTTGATATAACTGCTTTCTACAAAGATATCCGTGGTCAGGTACAATATGGATTCGTTAGAACCGCTGCTGGTTGGGATCCATCTTCGTATCCTGTTTATGTAAATCAGGACTTTGCTACGACAAAAGGAATAGAGTTTAGATTGACGCTTAGAAGAGTTGCTCGTGTTCAAGCTCAAGTGAACTACACATTATCAGATTCAAGAGGAACCAATGCTTTCCCGAATAGCGCTGGTGGCGCTTTGAATGTCACAGGTGTTGCACCTACGATTATAATTCCGCTTACATATGATCAGAGACACAGAGGTTCAGTTATTTTAGATTACAGATTTGGTAAAGGTGATGGTGGTCCTATACTTGAAAGGTTAGGTATCAATGTTCTATTTACATTTAACAGTGGACACAGATTCACCAGAGCTAAAGTTCCAGGATTGGGTCAGCAAGATGCTTGGACTGGTGGAATTTTGAATGACAGTGATTCAAGGCAGAGAGTTCCAGTTGAGCCTATTAATACTTCAACAACTCCATGGAATTTCAATGTGGATTTGAGAATTGATAAGACTGTAACAATTTTCAATGTTGATTTCAACTTCTATGCTTATGTTCAGAACCTGTTTAATACAAGAAATGTGATAAATGTCTATTATGCAACCGGAAATGCTTATGATGATGGATTTTTAACAACTGAGGATGGACAAAGAGTTGTTAATACGATAGGTCAAAGGTTTGCTGATCTGTATCGTGTGATTAACTTGCAGAATAGACAGCATAACATAATACTTAACGGTTTTGATTTATTTGGTTCACCACGCCAGATTCGTGTTGGTGTTCTTGTTGAGTTCTAA
- a CDS encoding PorV/PorQ family protein, translated as MRTVKRVFYGLFLIMLVFGLAYSGNQNKAGTTAAPHLLIPIGAKYLGYGGSAVAIASGLESIYWNPAGVDLVKNSANAIFSYRSWLADMSVSYFAVSGKFGFGSVGLALKVLDVGDIPVTTELDPDGTGAVFSPTYFVGTLTYSKRLTDRISVGANLNIAHESWAQVSATGFAFDAGVQYHGLFKIPGLSLGVVIKNIGFPVRYDGSALWVEAEVPGTERGVTWYKVQAAEFEMPSVIELGVAYQFNVGENNNFRVVGAFQNNNFAYDEYRVGLEYSFRDVLSLRAGYLLSPESGKWIPSPDVATPNIFQNFSFGAGVNLGNVAGLALEADYAFVPVKFFGNNHVISVSIGF; from the coding sequence ATGAGAACTGTGAAAAGAGTTTTTTACGGATTATTTCTAATAATGTTAGTTTTTGGGTTAGCTTATAGTGGAAATCAGAATAAAGCAGGGACAACGGCAGCGCCTCATCTGCTCATTCCTATCGGTGCGAAATATCTTGGGTATGGAGGTTCTGCGGTAGCAATCGCTTCAGGGCTTGAATCTATATATTGGAACCCTGCTGGTGTTGATCTTGTGAAAAATTCTGCCAACGCTATATTTTCATACAGAAGCTGGCTTGCTGATATGAGTGTTAGCTATTTTGCGGTGAGTGGTAAGTTCGGTTTTGGTAGCGTCGGACTTGCATTAAAAGTTCTTGATGTTGGCGATATACCAGTTACCACAGAATTGGATCCAGATGGAACTGGCGCTGTCTTTAGCCCGACATATTTTGTTGGGACATTGACATATTCAAAAAGGTTAACGGATAGAATTTCCGTCGGAGCTAACCTCAACATTGCTCACGAAAGCTGGGCTCAAGTTAGTGCTACTGGATTTGCTTTTGACGCGGGAGTACAATATCATGGATTGTTCAAAATACCAGGATTATCTTTGGGAGTTGTAATTAAAAATATCGGATTCCCGGTAAGATACGACGGATCAGCATTGTGGGTTGAAGCAGAAGTCCCTGGAACTGAGCGCGGTGTTACTTGGTATAAAGTTCAAGCTGCTGAATTTGAGATGCCATCTGTAATAGAGCTTGGAGTTGCTTATCAGTTCAATGTTGGTGAAAATAATAACTTCCGAGTTGTAGGTGCATTTCAAAACAATAACTTTGCATATGATGAATATAGAGTAGGTCTTGAGTATTCCTTCAGAGATGTTTTATCTTTAAGAGCAGGTTACTTGTTATCACCTGAATCTGGAAAGTGGATTCCATCGCCTGATGTAGCTACACCGAATATATTCCAGAATTTCTCTTTTGGTGCTGGTGTTAACTTAGGAAATGTTGCTGGGCTTGCGTTAGAAGCTGATTATGCTTTTGTTCCTGTGAAATTCTTCGGCAATAATCATGTGATTTCAGTAAGCATTGGATTTTAA